A stretch of the Panicum virgatum strain AP13 chromosome 9N, P.virgatum_v5, whole genome shotgun sequence genome encodes the following:
- the LOC120690011 gene encoding uncharacterized protein LOC120690011, which yields MPMEQVFRHGDKDTLKMAMLKHEQTFRQQVHELHRLYRIQKLLMRDLKRELKSQRNLSTSPNGGSTEHSRGALGMCAYEHRYAARGPGGYVAVATPTPRTALSFDVVAPAVEYVRSAEEEDDDDAEEETDDDAELKLTLAVGGGGAKKRYGEYPSGGESLSSSSTESDVLNASGREWRQARGTPYHHKRRPGAGLDVVQAVDDGVGMQAPPPLLFHWLSLKMA from the exons ATGCCCATGGAGCAAGTATTCAGGCACGGCGACAAAGATACGCTGAAGATGGCCATGCTGAAGCACGAACAGACTTTCAGACAGCAA gttcacgagctccatCGCTTATACAGGATCCAGAAGCTTCTGATGCGAGACCTCAAGAGGGAGCTCAAGAGCCAGAGGAACCTGTCGACCTCCCCGAACGGCGGCTCCACCGAGCACAGCAGAGGCGCGCTCGGCATGTGCGCCTACGAGCACCGCTACGCCGCTCGCGGTCCCGGCGGCTACGTAGCAGTAGCGACACCAACGCCCCGCACGGCGCTCAGCTTCGACGTCGTGGCGCCGGCCGTCGAGTACGTGCggagcgcggaggaggaggacgacgacgacgcggagGAGGAGACCGACGACGACGCGGAGCTGAAGCTCACGctggccgtgggcggcggcggggccaagAAGAGGTACGGCGAGTACCCGTCCGGCGGGGAGAGCctctcgtcgtcgtcgacggaGTCCGACGTGCTCAACGCCTCCGGCCGCGAGTGGCGCCAGGCGCGCGGCACGCCGTACCACCACAAGAGGAGGCCGGGCGCCGGGCTGGACGTGGTACAGGCGGTGGATGACGGCGTCGGGatgcaggcgccgccgccgctgctgttcCACTGGCTCAGCCTCAAGATGGCATGA